From the Microcoleus sp. FACHB-672 genome, one window contains:
- a CDS encoding ATP-binding protein, producing MIPGLIVGFSLLLNLPVMLAISWIQHTSVKWLGWAVVLASSLLFSVIETLALGVADGIGFAVTHNVLASLFFGVAHGMVRSLVFSLMSGVMLTVAFSTIFGLGFGAVNSVVCSFIFCLWFGTQSHGLISGLVLAMVGVGGALHLPFYAFQLCMAGSVLRKKAHPVEWDELIILPLLGTERMLIQCLQQAELDGLRLIDQVAQNPFQRWAAQRALQIYLHNHQEPIKFFYTLLSCSDLNDYIVTPLNALEPIEIKTKKQLLLALIAGKQGTPYLRFLSRGKILAQVELLIWWITTPLRDHRRTLLTRFADILYGLETTNYFILDLEKEIKGEKKRGEKHGLYYLFFQHLTSQSVQDLIIFPGGKEIIYSFQALATFLSYENLSELPNASNLLLELPPLESAIRPTVLAALNRLGKVGVEVATYQTASNRSNKLAALARATDELEAIYKYVVSQVVTLEQAPLVVIIHQWRRLVSEVGGKLGRAVVSGPVQNPYVAGNPVTGNLFVGREDILWRLKQSWTKPGQCDSVVLYGHRRMGKTSVLRNIGAYLEANTVLVIIDMRSEVVNTTSELLYDLAIELFGSLSPAQQEKLGEPDEQLFSTNNPFRAFKQFLKNLNFVRGEQRFILAIDEFEIIEEMIEDNQLEPRLLNFWRSMIQKYDWFIMAFIGLHTLDEMRRDYWNPFFGNLKSVPVSFLSDGAAQQLIKQPSPDFDIEYELEAVKQIIELTNRQPYLVQLIGDILVSHFNRRTFEEGQEQERRFTVQNIEDVIDSTEFYADGDAYFNGVWVQAKDSQPDGQLEILRQLCVKGMSLTELVQETGLTIQQVQAALETLQRHDVIKLDASHYVYTVELMRRWVKRQEGV from the coding sequence ATGATTCCTGGTTTGATTGTAGGGTTTTCTTTGCTGTTGAATCTGCCAGTTATGCTAGCGATTAGTTGGATACAGCATACATCAGTAAAATGGTTAGGATGGGCAGTTGTTCTAGCGTCAAGTCTACTCTTCAGCGTAATAGAGACCCTAGCATTAGGCGTGGCAGACGGCATAGGATTCGCAGTGACACACAATGTGTTAGCAAGTCTATTTTTCGGTGTAGCACACGGCATGGTACGCAGTCTGGTGTTCTCTTTAATGAGTGGCGTGATGCTTACTGTAGCTTTCAGTACGATATTCGGCCTAGGGTTCGGCGCTGTGAACAGTGTGGTTTGCAGTTTCATATTCTGCTTGTGGTTCGGTACGCAAAGTCATGGTCTAATCTCTGGCTTGGTGCTAGCTATGGTAGGTGTTGGGGGTGCTTTGCATCTTCCCTTTTATGCTTTTCAGCTTTGTATGGCTGGAAGCGTGTTAAGGAAAAAAGCGCATCCTGTTGAATGGGACGAACTAATTATATTGCCATTGCTTGGAACAGAAAGGATGCTTATCCAGTGCTTGCAGCAAGCTGAATTAGACGGACTAAGACTGATTGATCAAGTAGCTCAAAATCCTTTTCAGCGATGGGCAGCACAACGAGCTTTACAAATTTATTTACACAATCACCAAGAGCCAATTAAGTTCTTTTACACCTTGCTTTCTTGTAGTGATTTAAATGATTATATAGTTACACCTTTAAATGCCTTAGAGCCAATAGAGATAAAAACAAAAAAACAGTTGTTATTGGCTTTAATAGCAGGAAAACAGGGAACTCCTTACCTCCGTTTTCTGTCACGAGGAAAAATTTTAGCGCAAGTCGAACTTCTAATTTGGTGGATAACTACTCCACTGCGAGATCACCGCCGTACACTTTTAACGCGTTTCGCTGACATTTTATACGGACTGGAAACAACAAATTATTTTATTCTAGACTTAGAAAAAGAAATAAAAGGAGAAAAAAAAAGAGGAGAAAAACATGGTTTGTATTATTTATTTTTTCAACATTTAACTTCACAATCAGTTCAAGACTTAATAATATTTCCAGGCGGCAAAGAAATTATTTATTCATTTCAAGCATTAGCTACCTTTCTATCTTACGAAAATCTATCGGAGCTACCCAATGCCTCGAACCTTTTACTAGAGCTGCCCCCCCTTGAATCGGCCATCCGCCCCACAGTGCTGGCTGCATTAAATCGCTTGGGAAAAGTTGGTGTAGAGGTTGCCACTTACCAAACTGCTAGCAATCGATCTAACAAACTGGCTGCCTTAGCCCGGGCTACAGATGAGCTTGAGGCTATATATAAGTATGTTGTTTCTCAAGTAGTAACTCTAGAGCAGGCTCCTCTGGTGGTGATCATTCACCAATGGCGCAGGTTGGTGAGCGAAGTTGGCGGTAAGCTGGGGCGTGCGGTGGTGTCTGGCCCAGTGCAAAACCCGTATGTCGCTGGAAACCCAGTCACTGGCAACCTGTTTGTAGGACGTGAGGATATCCTTTGGCGCTTAAAGCAATCGTGGACAAAACCAGGACAATGCGACTCAGTGGTGTTATATGGACACCGACGCATGGGCAAAACTTCTGTTCTGCGAAACATAGGTGCATATCTAGAAGCAAACACGGTGCTGGTGATTATTGATATGCGGAGTGAGGTTGTAAATACCACTTCTGAGTTACTTTATGACTTAGCAATAGAACTGTTTGGCAGCCTCTCCCCAGCACAGCAAGAAAAATTGGGAGAACCAGATGAGCAACTCTTCTCTACCAATAACCCTTTTAGAGCCTTCAAGCAATTTCTTAAAAACCTCAACTTTGTCAGAGGTGAACAGCGATTTATTCTAGCTATAGATGAATTTGAAATTATTGAGGAGATGATTGAGGACAATCAGCTAGAACCACGCTTGCTAAATTTTTGGCGTAGTATGATTCAAAAATATGACTGGTTTATTATGGCTTTTATCGGGCTACATACCTTAGACGAAATGCGCCGAGACTACTGGAATCCTTTTTTTGGAAATCTCAAATCGGTTCCGGTCAGCTTTCTCTCTGATGGTGCTGCACAACAATTAATTAAACAGCCATCACCCGATTTTGATATTGAATATGAGTTAGAAGCGGTAAAACAAATTATAGAGTTAACTAATCGTCAGCCTTATTTAGTGCAGTTAATAGGCGATATCTTAGTTTCGCACTTTAATCGTCGCACTTTTGAGGAGGGCCAAGAACAAGAAAGGCGATTCACTGTTCAGAATATTGAGGATGTTATCGACTCCACAGAATTCTACGCTGATGGCGATGCCTATTTTAATGGTGTCTGGGTGCAAGCAAAAGACAGTCAGCCAGATGGACAGCTTGAGATTTTACGACAATTGTGTGTAAAAGGAATGTCATTGACGGAACTGGTTCAGGAGACTGGCTTGACGATCCAACAGGTACAAGCAGCATTAGAAACTTTGCAAAGGCACGATGTCATTAAGTTAGACGCTTCTCACTACGTTTATACCGTTGAGTTGATGCGTCGCTGGGTAAAACGGCAAGAAGGAGTATAA
- a CDS encoding HPP family protein — protein MKGHSLKKQNNYTYYLRLLSYKKFLLRWKNYWFKISGRWSYKNLQLKWDNYRFKISGTWNSCPLTCPINKPHHRHVFWSWFGSFLAIAATAYLSMKTNTPLLMAPFGATSVLIFGVPDSPLAQPRNVIGGNLLAAFISLTILHLFGSSPWTMGMAVSTTIAVMQMTGTLHPPAGAIALVVMMTNAPWEFLVTPALQGSIILVLCAVLFNNLAEERTYPKHWL, from the coding sequence ATGAAAGGACATTCGCTCAAAAAGCAAAATAATTACACTTATTATCTAAGGCTATTAAGTTATAAAAAATTTCTACTCAGATGGAAAAATTACTGGTTCAAAATAAGTGGGAGGTGGAGTTATAAAAACTTGCAACTGAAATGGGATAATTACAGGTTCAAGATAAGTGGAACGTGGAATTCATGTCCTCTAACGTGCCCTATAAATAAACCTCACCACAGACACGTTTTTTGGAGTTGGTTTGGCAGTTTCCTAGCAATAGCAGCAACGGCTTACCTGTCTATGAAAACCAATACTCCGCTGCTTATGGCTCCATTTGGTGCGACCAGTGTATTGATCTTTGGTGTACCAGACAGTCCTTTGGCTCAACCCCGTAATGTAATTGGTGGTAATCTCCTAGCCGCCTTCATCAGTTTAACGATTCTACATCTTTTCGGTTCGTCACCTTGGACAATGGGAATGGCAGTATCAACAACTATTGCGGTGATGCAGATGACTGGGACGCTACACCCGCCTGCAGGAGCAATTGCATTAGTCGTAATGATGACAAATGCTCCTTGGGAATTTCTGGTAACACCGGCACTACAAGGTTCTATTATTTTGGTACTCTGTGCTGTGCTTTTCAATAATCTTGCAGAAGAGAGGACTTATCCTAAGCACTGGCTGTAA
- a CDS encoding 2Fe-2S iron-sulfur cluster-binding protein — protein sequence MAQPSDTAQTNGAKAPNAQPAVLVLAKSGKELACDSSELILDVAEREGIELPSSCRSGSCGTCKQTLLEGEVKYDANPEALEDSERSQGVILACSAHPVGRVVIDA from the coding sequence CTGGCACAACCAAGCGACACTGCCCAAACAAACGGCGCAAAAGCCCCTAACGCCCAGCCGGCAGTCCTCGTCTTAGCGAAATCTGGCAAAGAACTCGCCTGTGACAGTTCCGAATTGATTTTAGATGTCGCAGAACGCGAAGGCATCGAACTTCCCAGCAGTTGCCGGTCGGGAAGTTGCGGCACCTGCAAGCAAACACTTTTAGAAGGAGAAGTGAAATATGACGCAAATCCCGAAGCCCTTGAAGACAGTGAGCGCAGTCAAGGCGTGATTTTAGCCTGTAGCGCTCACCCAGTTGGACGAGTCGTCATTGATGCTTAA
- a CDS encoding CmpA/NrtA family ABC transporter substrate-binding protein, producing the protein MSKLSRRKFIFTAGAATAGTLLVHGCSTGPTNTSKTNAASTPTPAANVNPADAPEVTTAKLGFIALTDAAPIIVAQEKGLFAKYGMTGVEVVKQASWPVTRDNLELGSGGGGIDGAHILSPMPYLMSLGQTKNKQPLPMYLLARLNTNGQAISIANSYKDFKVGLESKGLKDALAQAKSSGKGDLKAAITYPGGTHDLWMRYWLSAGEVIPDQDISVVPIPPPQMVANMKTGNMEAFCVGEPWNAQLVNQGAGYTALITGELWKDHPEKAFAMRADWVDKNPKAAKALLMGILEAQQWCEKAENKEEMCQIVSQAKWFKVPAKDIIERSKGNVDYGDGRPAVQASPLLMKYWADNASYPYKSHDLWFLTENIRWGYIPADTKTKELVDKVNREDLWKEAAKALSVAQAEIPSSTSRGVETFFDGVKFDPEKPEEYLSSLKIKKV; encoded by the coding sequence ATGTCGAAACTTTCCAGACGTAAATTCATATTCACCGCCGGCGCAGCAACAGCCGGCACCCTGCTCGTTCATGGATGCAGCACCGGCCCTACAAACACCAGCAAAACAAACGCCGCTTCTACCCCCACACCGGCAGCCAACGTTAACCCGGCTGACGCCCCGGAAGTTACCACCGCAAAACTCGGTTTCATCGCCCTTACGGATGCCGCACCCATAATCGTTGCCCAAGAAAAAGGCTTATTTGCCAAATACGGCATGACGGGCGTGGAAGTTGTCAAACAAGCATCTTGGCCCGTCACCCGCGACAACTTAGAACTCGGTTCAGGCGGCGGCGGCATTGATGGGGCGCACATCCTCAGCCCCATGCCTTACCTCATGAGCTTAGGGCAAACCAAAAATAAACAGCCGCTGCCCATGTATCTGCTGGCACGGTTAAATACTAACGGTCAAGCCATTTCAATTGCCAATAGTTACAAAGATTTCAAAGTTGGCTTAGAAAGTAAAGGATTAAAAGATGCCCTTGCCCAAGCCAAATCTAGTGGAAAAGGTGATCTGAAAGCAGCCATTACCTATCCTGGTGGCACCCACGATCTTTGGATGCGCTATTGGTTATCTGCCGGCGAAGTTATTCCAGATCAAGATATTTCCGTCGTCCCCATCCCACCGCCTCAAATGGTGGCAAACATGAAAACCGGCAACATGGAAGCCTTCTGTGTGGGAGAACCGTGGAACGCGCAACTCGTGAACCAAGGAGCCGGTTATACCGCCTTAATCACCGGCGAACTTTGGAAAGATCACCCAGAAAAAGCCTTTGCCATGCGCGCAGATTGGGTGGATAAAAATCCCAAAGCCGCCAAAGCATTATTGATGGGAATTCTGGAAGCCCAGCAATGGTGTGAAAAGGCAGAAAACAAAGAAGAAATGTGCCAGATTGTCTCCCAAGCCAAATGGTTCAAAGTGCCGGCTAAAGATATCATCGAACGTTCCAAAGGCAATGTGGATTACGGCGACGGTCGCCCAGCCGTTCAAGCTAGCCCATTATTAATGAAATATTGGGCAGATAACGCTTCCTATCCCTACAAGAGTCATGACCTTTGGTTCCTCACAGAAAACATTCGCTGGGGTTACATTCCTGCCGACACAAAAACCAAAGAACTTGTTGACAAAGTCAACCGTGAAGACTTGTGGAAAGAAGCCGCCAAAGCCCTTAGTGTGGCCCAAGCAGAAATTCCTAGCAGCACATCTCGTGGCGTTGAAACCTTCTTTGACGGTGTCAAATTCGATCCCGAAAAACCCGAAGAATACTTAAGCAGCCTCAAAATCAAAAAAGTCTAG
- the ntrB gene encoding nitrate ABC transporter permease, whose product MTANISRNGRFPTSQNPITKYLGKNSKKVLRPLVALIVILVIWQIVCPPGSKGLPGPMQVIAETWNPYIINPLFDNGGTDKGLALQIFASLQRVAIGFSLSAIVGIALGILIGVNKLLYEALDPIFQVLRTIPPLAWLPISLAAFQQSNPSAIFVIFITAVWPIIINTTVGVQQLPQDYRNVSRVLQLSGPEYFFNILFPATVPYIFTGLRIGIGLSWLAIIAAEMLVGGVGIGFFIWDAYNNTLLSQIIVALVYVGVVGLLLDRLIVYIASIVVPAEQKQG is encoded by the coding sequence ATGACCGCCAATATTAGCAGAAATGGACGCTTCCCCACTTCACAGAATCCCATTACTAAATATCTGGGAAAAAACTCTAAGAAAGTTCTTCGACCACTGGTTGCCCTCATCGTTATTCTGGTAATTTGGCAAATCGTTTGCCCTCCCGGCTCAAAAGGATTGCCAGGGCCGATGCAAGTGATTGCGGAAACTTGGAACCCGTATATTATCAACCCTTTATTTGACAACGGCGGCACCGACAAAGGCTTAGCTTTGCAAATCTTCGCTTCATTGCAGCGAGTTGCGATTGGCTTCTCCCTATCTGCCATCGTGGGAATTGCTTTAGGAATTTTAATCGGCGTTAATAAACTTCTCTACGAAGCCCTAGACCCGATTTTTCAAGTTCTGCGAACCATTCCGCCTTTAGCTTGGCTACCCATTTCTCTTGCCGCTTTTCAACAAAGCAATCCCTCCGCTATTTTCGTTATATTTATCACTGCAGTTTGGCCGATTATTATCAACACAACTGTCGGCGTTCAACAATTACCCCAAGACTATCGAAATGTTTCCAGAGTCTTGCAATTATCCGGCCCGGAATACTTCTTTAATATTCTATTCCCCGCCACAGTTCCCTACATCTTCACCGGCTTAAGAATCGGCATCGGCTTATCATGGCTGGCAATTATTGCAGCAGAAATGCTAGTCGGCGGTGTGGGTATCGGCTTCTTTATCTGGGACGCCTATAACAACACCTTACTCAGCCAAATTATCGTTGCCCTGGTTTACGTCGGAGTCGTCGGACTTCTCCTTGATCGGCTCATTGTCTACATCGCCTCAATCGTCGTGCCGGCAGAACAAAAACAAGGTTAA
- a CDS encoding nitrate ABC transporter ATP-binding protein (This model describes the ATP binding subunits of ATP-binding cassette (ABC) transporters for nitrate transport, or for bicarbonate transport, in bacteria and archaea.) encodes MSVFVEVDHIDKAFPLPDGNSYVALKNIELKIKKGEFVSLIGHSGCGKSTLLNIVAGLDRASKGGVILEGREVKGPGPDRMVVFQNYSLLPWLSVRENIALAVNRVFKNSPKGERRGIIEKHIDLVGLRHAADKRPGELSGGMKQRVAIARALAIRPKLLLLDEPFGALDALTRGGLQERLMEICEESKVTCIMVTHDVDEALLLSDRIVMLTNGPESHIGQILDVPIPRPRHRMEVVNHPNYYAMRNEIIYFLNQQKRDKRRKAKQPASVAIARHGLEKVNLDIGFIPLTDCAPLVVAKEKGFFKKHGLEEVNLSREPSWKAISEGVATGRLDAAQMAAAMPLSMTLGLGLARSVPMVTALVLSRNGNAITLSKQLSQQGIRTLADLKALVNQSVDKVHTLGVVNPASMHNLMLRYWLAAGGIDPDRDVNITVIPSAQMVANLKAGNIDGYCVGEPWNSRAVYEDLGFVIATDLDIWPGHPEKVLGMREEWVNQHPQTHIALVKALLEACEYCEDRRNREEILGWLCQPQYVGSAPEYTRPGFIDPYNLGAGQKPQSYPRFNQFHVEQTNCPGRVEGLWILTQLARWGITPFPKNWIEILERVRRVDLYGEAARQLGWPDAEPDRHCFQLFDSMVFNPDDPIGYLNKLTIRREIRIEEVIIDTPTTEAA; translated from the coding sequence ATGTCTGTATTTGTAGAAGTCGATCACATTGATAAAGCCTTTCCGCTGCCCGATGGAAACAGCTATGTTGCCCTAAAAAATATTGAACTGAAAATAAAAAAGGGAGAATTTGTTTCCTTAATTGGCCACTCCGGCTGCGGAAAATCTACCTTGCTCAATATCGTTGCCGGCTTAGATCGGGCAAGCAAAGGCGGCGTCATCTTAGAAGGCCGAGAAGTCAAAGGGCCAGGGCCTGACCGCATGGTTGTCTTTCAGAATTACTCGCTGCTGCCTTGGCTGAGTGTGCGTGAAAACATCGCCCTAGCAGTCAATCGGGTATTCAAGAACAGCCCCAAAGGAGAACGACGGGGCATTATCGAAAAGCATATCGACCTCGTAGGACTGCGACACGCTGCCGATAAGCGACCCGGTGAACTATCGGGCGGGATGAAACAGCGCGTCGCCATCGCCCGCGCCTTGGCGATTCGTCCTAAGTTGCTGTTACTTGATGAACCCTTTGGTGCCTTGGACGCCTTGACGCGGGGGGGACTACAAGAACGGTTGATGGAAATTTGTGAGGAAAGCAAAGTCACCTGCATCATGGTCACACATGATGTGGATGAAGCGTTGCTGCTGTCTGACCGGATTGTGATGCTCACTAACGGCCCTGAATCTCACATTGGCCAGATTTTAGACGTTCCCATTCCTCGCCCCCGCCACCGCATGGAGGTTGTGAACCATCCGAATTACTACGCCATGCGGAATGAAATTATCTACTTCCTAAACCAGCAGAAACGCGACAAGCGCCGCAAAGCCAAACAACCGGCATCTGTGGCCATTGCCCGTCATGGCTTAGAAAAGGTTAATTTAGACATCGGTTTTATTCCCCTCACAGATTGTGCCCCCTTGGTGGTGGCCAAAGAAAAAGGCTTCTTTAAAAAGCATGGTTTAGAAGAAGTTAATCTCAGCCGCGAACCGAGTTGGAAAGCCATTAGCGAAGGGGTGGCGACGGGACGCTTAGATGCCGCCCAGATGGCCGCTGCGATGCCCTTATCGATGACGTTGGGGTTGGGCTTGGCAAGGTCGGTGCCGATGGTTACTGCCCTTGTTCTCTCGCGCAACGGCAACGCAATTACCCTCAGCAAACAGTTATCTCAACAAGGTATTCGCACCCTCGCTGATCTCAAAGCGCTTGTTAACCAATCAGTTGACAAAGTTCATACATTAGGCGTGGTGAATCCCGCCTCAATGCACAACCTGATGTTGCGCTACTGGCTGGCTGCCGGCGGCATTGATCCCGACCGAGACGTGAATATCACCGTTATTCCATCGGCACAAATGGTTGCTAACCTGAAAGCCGGCAACATTGACGGTTACTGTGTCGGTGAACCCTGGAACTCTCGCGCTGTCTATGAAGATTTGGGCTTTGTTATCGCCACGGATCTTGATATTTGGCCGGGACATCCAGAGAAAGTGTTGGGTATGCGCGAGGAGTGGGTCAATCAACACCCTCAAACTCATATCGCCCTCGTCAAAGCCTTGCTAGAAGCTTGCGAGTATTGCGAGGACCGGCGCAACCGGGAAGAAATTTTAGGGTGGCTATGTCAGCCCCAATATGTTGGTTCCGCACCCGAATACACCCGCCCCGGCTTCATCGATCCCTACAACTTAGGTGCCGGCCAAAAACCCCAATCCTACCCCCGCTTCAACCAATTCCATGTTGAACAAACCAACTGCCCCGGACGAGTCGAAGGGTTGTGGATTCTAACCCAGCTTGCGCGTTGGGGCATAACTCCGTTCCCCAAAAACTGGATCGAAATCTTAGAACGAGTGCGCCGGGTCGATCTATACGGTGAAGCCGCCCGTCAGTTGGGATGGCCCGATGCCGAACCGGATCGGCACTGCTTCCAACTGTTTGACAGTATGGTTTTCAACCCCGACGATCCCATCGGCTATCTCAACAAGTTGACGATCCGCCGCGAAATTCGCATCGAAGAAGTCATCATTGATACCCCAACAACCGAAGCCGCCTAA
- a CDS encoding nitrate ABC transporter ATP-binding protein (This model describes the ATP binding subunits of ATP-binding cassette (ABC) transporters for nitrate transport, or for bicarbonate transport, in bacteria and archaea.), giving the protein MQSLSSSSLTQTSQLSPESSNREPFLVIENVSKIYPTPKGPYSVVENVNLTVHEGEFVCLIGHSGCGKSTLLNMVAGFLKPSEGEVKLRGSLITKPGPDRMMVFQNYSLLPWKTAFENVALGVKSAYPDKSKAERAAIVEEHLALVGLTESANKRPSQLSGGMKQRVAIARALAIRPQVLILDEPFGALDAITKEELQEELLQIWREFGVTILMITHDIDEALFLADRLVMMTNGPAANIGEVLEIPFARPRNRASIMEDPRYYDLRNHALDFLFNKFAHTEEEPAAQSQPVTSKPASKALALKASAALGLTTVAAVAGLSLMRSLSTSKSANQMPPAQPVATSPTPVATPTQSVVSATPEVKNLAITDAAELANLKQKLYDQIDQNWQQIPTFQENLVYSVKVKKDGEIVSYESVNQAAKDYLQETPFPTLVKSTENKAGGTPQEPFAQYKVVLNPAGMLEVNSQ; this is encoded by the coding sequence ATGCAATCCCTATCTAGCTCCTCTTTAACTCAAACCTCACAACTGTCACCTGAAAGCTCTAACCGTGAGCCATTTTTGGTTATTGAGAACGTCTCTAAAATTTACCCAACGCCTAAAGGGCCGTATTCAGTTGTGGAGAATGTCAACCTCACCGTTCATGAGGGTGAGTTTGTCTGCCTGATCGGTCACTCTGGCTGTGGTAAATCAACGCTGCTAAATATGGTTGCCGGCTTCCTCAAGCCAAGTGAGGGAGAGGTGAAACTGCGGGGATCGCTGATCACCAAACCCGGCCCGGATCGGATGATGGTGTTTCAAAATTACTCGCTGCTGCCTTGGAAGACTGCGTTTGAGAATGTCGCCTTAGGCGTGAAATCGGCGTATCCTGACAAAAGCAAAGCTGAAAGAGCGGCTATTGTTGAGGAACACTTGGCGCTGGTTGGATTGACAGAATCGGCGAACAAGCGGCCCAGTCAACTGTCGGGGGGGATGAAGCAGCGGGTGGCGATCGCACGGGCGCTGGCCATTCGGCCCCAAGTTTTGATTCTGGATGAACCCTTTGGGGCGCTAGATGCGATCACCAAGGAAGAGTTGCAAGAAGAACTGCTGCAAATTTGGCGCGAGTTTGGGGTAACGATCTTGATGATCACCCACGATATTGATGAGGCGCTGTTTTTGGCAGACCGGCTCGTAATGATGACCAATGGCCCAGCGGCGAATATTGGCGAGGTGTTAGAAATTCCCTTTGCTCGTCCAAGAAACCGGGCCAGCATCATGGAAGACCCGCGCTACTACGATTTGCGTAACCACGCTTTAGATTTCCTCTTCAACAAGTTTGCCCACACCGAGGAAGAACCGGCAGCACAATCGCAGCCAGTTACCTCGAAACCAGCTTCAAAAGCTCTAGCACTTAAAGCTTCAGCCGCCTTGGGACTGACAACGGTTGCGGCTGTGGCTGGGTTAAGTTTAATGCGCTCGCTTTCCACCTCAAAAAGTGCTAATCAGATGCCGCCGGCGCAACCCGTTGCAACGTCTCCAACTCCAGTTGCTACTCCCACACAGTCGGTTGTGAGCGCAACACCAGAAGTGAAGAATCTAGCCATTACTGACGCGGCTGAACTGGCAAATTTGAAGCAAAAGCTGTACGACCAAATTGACCAAAATTGGCAACAGATTCCAACCTTTCAAGAAAATTTAGTTTACTCGGTCAAGGTTAAAAAAGATGGGGAGATTGTCAGCTACGAATCTGTCAATCAAGCTGCCAAGGACTATCTTCAAGAAACTCCTTTTCCAACTTTAGTTAAGTCTACAGAAAATAAAGCCGGTGGCACTCCCCAAGAACCGTTTGCTCAGTACAAAGTTGTGCTGAACCCGGCGGGAATGCTAGAAGTGAATTCTCAATAA